TTCCAACAGAACCAAAGAGTTCCATTTTTTCTTTAATTGTATCGCAGATAGCATCAAATCCCGGTTTTAATAATTTACGTGGGTCGTATCCTTTTCCTTCATTATCTTTTCCAGCTTCGATATATTCACGTGTAGCTGCTGCGAAAGCTAACTGACATTCTGTGTTTACATTGATTTTAGATACACCTAAATCAATTGCTTTTTTAATCATATCTGCTGGGATACCTGTACCACCGTGAAGAACTAATGGCATTTCTCCTGTTAATTTCTGGATATTGTCCAAAACGTCAAAGCTAAGACCTGCCCAGTTTTCAGGATATTTTCCATGAATGTTACCGATACCTGCTGCAAGCATATCAACACCTAAGTCAGCAATCATTTTACATTCTTCTGGATCTGCACATTCACCCATACCTACAACACCGTCTTCTTCACCACCAATAGAACCAACTTCTGCTTCTAAGGACAGTCCAAGACCTTTACAAACACCTGCTAATTCTTTTGTTTTTTCAACGTTTTCTTCGATTGGGTAGTGGGAACCATCAAACATAATAGAAGAAAATCCTGCTTTAATACATTTATAGCATCCATCGTATGTACCATGATCTAAGTGCAGAGCAACCGGAACTGTGATGTTTAATTCATCAATCATAGCTTTTACCATGTCTGCAACTGTTTTAAATCCACACATATATTTTCCTGCACCTTCAGAAACACCCAGAATAATTGGGGATTTACATTCTTCTGCAGTTAAAAGCGCTGCTTTTGTCCACTCCATGTTATTGATATTAAACTGACCTACTGCATAATGTCCTGCTTTTGCTTTTTTTAACATTTCTGCTGCTGATACTAACATATTCAATGACCTCCGTTTATTTTTTTTATTGGGTCTAAAACCTAAAACCATTATAACACATTTTCATTTTCAGGCAAGTATTTCTTAATGCAATTTATCCTGTTTCATGATATACTTATTTTTAAGAATATTTAACAGAAAGGAATATGAACATCAATATGGAAATAAAAAATTTAATTGTCGGACAATCCGGAGGTCCTACCGCAGTCATTAACAGCAGCTTATACGGCGTTGTTTCTGAAGCGCTTTCCCAGCCTTCTATCGGCAAGGTATACGGTATGGTAAACGGCATCGAAGGCTTTTTACGAGAAACGGTTTTGGATTTTGAAGAAACACTCTTTTCCAATGATTTAGAAAAATTAAAAACCACTCCCGGAGCCTATCTGGGTTCCTGCCGCTACAAACTGCCTGAAGACTTGGACGACCCTGTTTATCCTGTTCTTTTTCAGAAATTCAAAGAATTAAGCATTGGCTATTTCTTCTATATCGGCGGAAATGACTCTATGGATACCGTCAGCAAGTTGTCCCGTTATGCCGAAAAAATCAACAGTGACATTCGTGTAATCGGCGAACCAAAAACCATTGATAACGATTTGGTTATGACAGACCATACTCCCGGCTTTGGCAGCGCTGCCAGATATGTTGCTTCTACTGTAAGAGAAATTGTCATTGATGCCAATGTGTACGAAACAAAATCTGTTACTATTGTTGAGATTATGGGACGTCATGCGGGCTGGCTCACTGCCGCAAGCGCTTTGGCAAGAAAAAGCGTCGGGGACAATCCTCTGCTGATTTATCTGCCGGAAACAGATTTTGACGAAGAAGCTTTTCTTGAAAAAGTAAAAGGTTGTTTTGAAAAAAATCCAAATGTCATTGTCTGTGTTTCTGAAGGTATTCACGATAAAAACGGAACTTTCATCTGCGAATACGATAACTCCGTAGGCACAGATACTTTTGGACACAAAATGCTGGCAGGCTGCGGAAAATATCTGGAAAATCTGGTTCGTAACCGTCTGTGCGTAAAGGCACGCTCCGTGGAATTAAATGTAAATCAGCGCTGTTCCGCCTCTATGATGTCAGCAACAGACCAAAAAGAAGCAATTCTTGCAGGACAATTTGGTGTACGTGAAGCATTAAAAGGCGCTACCGGAAAAATGGTTTCCTACGTTAGAACTTCTGATTTACCTTATAGCATGACACTTGGTCTGGAAGATGTAAATCTGATTTGTAATCAGGAAAAAACCGTTCCTCTGGAATGGATTTCCAAAGACGGTTCTGATGTGACAGACGCATTTCTAGCTTACGCCCTTCCTCTTATTCAGGGCACAGTAGAAATTCCGCTTGGCACAGATGGACTTCCTGATTTCCTTTCCAGAAAATAATAATCGTTTAGGAGGGTTTTTATGTTTCGTATTTCAAATTTTACCGATAATGACGATGTAAGAGTTTTAGACTCTGCCGGTCCTTTTACCGTTATTGAATATATGAGAGATTTAAGTGTTTCTCCGTCTGATGCGGAGAAAGCTTATTTCTGCCATGCGATGAACGTACGCAAACGTCAGGTGGTGTGCGATTTAAGTAAAGCAAACGTCACTTTACAATCTGGGGCTATGCAGTGGACTGTTGGAAATGTCAACGCCACTACCGGATTAAAGGGTGTGGGAGATTTCTTCGGAAAGGCTGTCCGTGGAAAAATGACAGGAGAAGGTACGATTAAACCGGAGTATACCGGCGACGGTGTTCTGGTATTAGAGCCTACCTACAAGCATTTAATTTTATTGGATGTGGAAGACTGGAATGGTTCGGTTGTTCTGGATGACGGCTTGTTTCTTGCCTGTGATGCAGATTTAAAACATAAAGCTGTCATGCGCTCTAATCTTTCTTCTGCTGTATTCGGTAATGAAGGTTTGTTTAATCTGGGATTAAGAGGCAATGGTGTTGTATGTCTGGAAACACCATGTCCAAAAGAGGAGTTAATTACCATTACTTTAGATAATGATGTATTAAAAGTTGACGGAAATATGGCTGTTGCATGGAGCGGAAGCCTTGACTTTACCGTAGAACGCTCGGGCAAAAGTCTGATTGGTTCTGCCGCTTCAGGCGAAGGACTGGTAAATGTATATCGTGGTACAGGAAAGGTACTTTTAGCCCCTGTTCAGAAAACTATCACTCCACCGTCTGAGCTGAGCATACCGGATGACGAAGACTAACTCTATTATTTTTAGGGCTGTCGCATTATTACAACAGCCCTATCTTTTCTGCCAAATCATTCAAATAAACCCATCGCTCCATTTTTTCTTCCAGAAGCGCTTCTTCTTCTTCTTTTTCTGCTGTAAGTTCATTTAATTTTCCTGAATTTGTTGCATTTTTCATAATTTCTTCATCCAGCTTTTCCAGTTTTTCCTCAAGCTTTGCAATATCATCATCAATGGTTTCAAATTCCTTCTGTTCCTTGAAAGTAAATTTTAATTTTACTGTACGATTTTGCTTCCATGTTTGTGCTGAAGTTTTCTTTTCTTCTTTTTTCTCTGTCTGAACAGGCTGTTTTACACTATCATTTCTTCTTGCTTTTGCTTCCAGATAATCTGTATATCCCCCTTCATACTGCTGAAGTTTCCCGTTTCCTGTAAATTCAAAAATTCGGTCTACTACGTTATCCAGAAAATAACGGTCATGGGAAACCGTCACTACAATTCCGGTAAAAGAGTTCAAATAATCTTCCAAAATCGTAAGGGTAGGAATGTCCAGATTATTTCCCGGCTCATCTAAAAGCAACACATTAATTTCACTGGAAAGGACACCCAAAAGATATAAACGTCTTTTCTCTCCTCCTGAAAGCTTTCCAATAGGCGCATACTGCATATCAGGGGTAAATAAAAAACGCTCCAGCATCTGAGATGCACTGATTTTTCCGTCTTTTGTGTTAAT
The DNA window shown above is from Blautia hansenii DSM 20583 and carries:
- the fba gene encoding class II fructose-1,6-bisphosphate aldolase encodes the protein MLVSAAEMLKKAKAGHYAVGQFNINNMEWTKAALLTAEECKSPIILGVSEGAGKYMCGFKTVADMVKAMIDELNITVPVALHLDHGTYDGCYKCIKAGFSSIMFDGSHYPIEENVEKTKELAGVCKGLGLSLEAEVGSIGGEEDGVVGMGECADPEECKMIADLGVDMLAAGIGNIHGKYPENWAGLSFDVLDNIQKLTGEMPLVLHGGTGIPADMIKKAIDLGVSKINVNTECQLAFAAATREYIEAGKDNEGKGYDPRKLLKPGFDAICDTIKEKMELFGSVGKAFE
- a CDS encoding 6-phosphofructokinase, which codes for MEIKNLIVGQSGGPTAVINSSLYGVVSEALSQPSIGKVYGMVNGIEGFLRETVLDFEETLFSNDLEKLKTTPGAYLGSCRYKLPEDLDDPVYPVLFQKFKELSIGYFFYIGGNDSMDTVSKLSRYAEKINSDIRVIGEPKTIDNDLVMTDHTPGFGSAARYVASTVREIVIDANVYETKSVTIVEIMGRHAGWLTAASALARKSVGDNPLLIYLPETDFDEEAFLEKVKGCFEKNPNVIVCVSEGIHDKNGTFICEYDNSVGTDTFGHKMLAGCGKYLENLVRNRLCVKARSVELNVNQRCSASMMSATDQKEAILAGQFGVREALKGATGKMVSYVRTSDLPYSMTLGLEDVNLICNQEKTVPLEWISKDGSDVTDAFLAYALPLIQGTVEIPLGTDGLPDFLSRK
- a CDS encoding AIM24 family protein, coding for MFRISNFTDNDDVRVLDSAGPFTVIEYMRDLSVSPSDAEKAYFCHAMNVRKRQVVCDLSKANVTLQSGAMQWTVGNVNATTGLKGVGDFFGKAVRGKMTGEGTIKPEYTGDGVLVLEPTYKHLILLDVEDWNGSVVLDDGLFLACDADLKHKAVMRSNLSSAVFGNEGLFNLGLRGNGVVCLETPCPKEELITITLDNDVLKVDGNMAVAWSGSLDFTVERSGKSLIGSAASGEGLVNVYRGTGKVLLAPVQKTITPPSELSIPDDED